CAGATGCTGCGCTCCGGAGGGCTTGACCACGCGCAGAAGCGGGCGCAGAAGGGCCTGGGTGGCCGATTCGATGCCGCCGACCACGCCGTCGGCCCGGCCGTATTGCACCATCATCGCGGCATAATAGTTGGGGTTGAGCATGACCGTGCGCGCATCGGAAAGGCCGAGGTTCCGGTAGCGATCGAGCGTCTCAAGGAAGCGGCAGAAGTCGGGCAGATCAGCCGAGTTTTCCGGGTTGATCACGCCGAGGTGATCGAAGGGTATGCGCTCACGTCGCGCGAGATCCTCCACCACGGCGCGGCGCCCCAGGAGAATCGGGACGCCGAGACCCAGTTCGTAAAACCGTCGACCGGCACGGAGAACGCGCGGGTTTTCTCCCTCCGGGAAAACGATGCGTTTCGGATGGCGTCGCAGCCGGGCGAAAACAGATTCGATGAATTGCATGGCTTGCGCGCTGGCGGACAGCGTGGCCGAGACGGCGGGGAGTCTCAAGCACGGGCGGAAAAATTTCCGAGTTTTTTGCATGAAAGGGGTTGACGCTTGGTCGGCTTCAGTGGTTTAAAGTGGGTAAAAGTGGTGCCAAATGGCGCCCATTCCCTGAAATGCCAAGATCAGCCCCAGCTCCAATTGTCTACGCCGGCGAGTTCCGCCATGCGGTCGATGCCAAGCACCGCGTGACAATTCCCTCGCGTTGGCGGTCCGAGGACGACGGGGAGGAATTCTTTGCCGTGCCCGACCCCGCGGGAAAATTTCTGATGGTGATGCCCCCGCGGGAATTCGACCGCGTGAAGGCCGATGTGGAGGCCAACCCCGCGATCGCGCCGGCCGACCGCCGCAAATTCATCCGCCGATTTTATGCCCTCGCGCAGTTGGTCGCCGTGGACAAGCAGGGCCGCGTGCTGCTGCCCGAGGAACCGTGCCGCCGCCTGGGACTCGAAGGCGAAGTGGTGCTCATCGGCAGCCACAGCCGAATGGAAATCTGGAACCCGCAACGTTGGGCGGCCGCGACGGCCGAAGAGGACGAAGTCTTCCGCCGGGTGGCGGGGGAGGTCGGCCTGTAGCACGCCCTCGCTGCACGAACCCCCGGACAACAAAACGCACGAGCATGGCAAAGCCAGGACGCAAGTTCGCCTTCGGTTTTTCCGCGAAAAAAGACGCGGCGGGCCGGGCGGAAGGTGCGGTCTGCCTCCGTCTGCGCGTGCGCAGCGTTTATGAACAATTTGGCCTCCGAAAACCCGCAAACCAGCGCAAACATTGACGCGCCCTTCTGGCACCGCCCGGTAATGAGCACCGAGGTGGTAGCCATGCTGCGGCCCGCGTCCGGGCGCGTGTTTCTCGACGGGACCCTGGGCGGGGGCGGCCACAGCGGGGCTCTCCTCTCAGCCGGTGCGCGCGTGGTCGGGGTCGACCGCGATCCGGAAGCGTTGGCCGAGGCTTCGTCACGCCTCGCGAGCTACGGGGAAAACTTCCGCGCGGTGCGGGGAAATTTCGCCGATGCGGCGGAGCTGCCGCCCGTTCTCGATTCCGCTCCTTATGACGGGGCTGTCCTCGATCTTGGCGTCTCCTCCCATCAACTTGACTCGGCGCATCGGGGGTTCAGCTTCCGCCATGACGGCCCGCTCGACATGCGCATGGACCCATCGCTGGGTGCAAGCGCGGCCGATCTGGTGAACACGGTCGAAGAGGGCGAACTGGCCCGCATTCTCCGCGAATACGGCGAAGAACCGCAGGCACGCCGCATTGCGCGGGCCATCGTGGCCGAGAGAAACCGGCTGCCTTTCACGCGCACCGGCCAGTTGGCGGCGCTGATCGAAAAGGTGCTCGGGCGCCGGGGACGGACGCATCCGGCCACCCGCTCATTCCAGGCCCTGCGCATCGCGGTGAATGACGAACTCGGTTCGCTTCGCCGCGCACTGGAATCCATCCCGGGGTTGCTGCGCGCCGGCGCGCGTCTGGTTGTCATCACTTTTCATTCGCTCGAAGACCGTCTGGTCAAAACGTTCTTCCGTGCGGGCAGCGAGCAGTGGCTCGATCGCCCCGAGTGGCCCGCACCTCAGCCCAATCCCGGATGGCGCTTCCGGGACCTGACCCGTCATCCGGTCGAAGCCGGCGCGGAGGAAGTGGCGGTCAACCCGCGGGCTCGCTCGGCGCGGTTGCGCGCCGTGGAAATCCTTGCCATGCAACAGGAGGTGGCGGCATGAGGCGTGCCGGGCACGACCATACCCTCCCGCTCGGACCACTCATGCGCTGGGTGGTGCTTGTTTTTCTGGCCGGACTGCTCGGACTTTGCTTCGTGCATATGAAGCACAAGCTCAAGGTGGACGGAGACCGCTGCCGCGACCTCGAGCAGTCCGTGGCCGACTTGGACGAGAAACTCAAGGTGGCCGACAACGAGATCATGCGCCTCACTTCGCGCCCGGCTCTCGAGCGGAGACGCGAGGAAGGATTCATCCGCATGATCGAAGTGCAGGCCAACCGCATGGTGCGCCTGCGTCTGTCGGAAACGCAGTCGGCGCCGATTGCATCGGCCAGGGAGGTCGCGCCATGAGCAGCGCCACCCATCGCCGGGCGGGCATTGTTTGCGTCGGGTTGGCCCTCGTCTTCAGTGTTTATTCCGGGCGTCTCGTTCATCTTCAGGTCGGCAAGCACCGCGAATACGCGCAGCTGGCGGTGGAAAAAACCGCCAAGAAAAAAGTTGTTCCGGCCGAGCGGGGAATAATCACCGATCTCCACGGCGAGCCGCTGGCGGTCAATGTCCCGATTTACTCCGTCGTGGTGGACGGCACGCTGGTCACGGATCGTCCCCGCCTTGTCGGTATTCTCGCGCGGATGCTGAATCTTCCGCCGGAGCAAGTCACGGAGCGTATTGCGCCGAAACGACCCTATATCGTCGTGCAGCGCAAGGTGGATGCCGAGACAAAGAGCCTTCTGCAGAAGGAACTCGCCGCCGCGAAACTGCGCGGCGTGATGTATGAGCCCGAGCCGGTGCGCAATTACCCCAACGACTCGATGCTCGCGCCGGTCATCGGATTCCTCGACCACGACGGCCGCGGTGTCCAGGGCGTGGAGATGATGATGGAGCCCTACCTGCGGGGCGAAGACGGATTCGTTTACACATCGCGCGATCGTATGGGCCGGGAAATCGTCGCCTACCGCGGCCTGGAGCGACCGCCGCGCAACGGTATGACTGTGCAGCTCACCATCGACCTGGCGCTGCAGGACATTGTCGAGGAGGAATTGGCCGAGGCCTACCGCATGCTCCGGCCGCGCATGATCTCTGCCGTGTTTGTGCGTCCGCGCACGGGTGAGATTCTGGCCATGGCGACGCTGCCGGGTTTCAACCCGAACGACCCTGGCAACGCGGAGATCGAATCGACGAAGAACCGCTCGATCATCGACATCTACGAGCCGGGATCGACTTTCAAACTGGTTGTCATCTCGGCGGCTCTCGAAGAGCGCGCCGTCACCCCCGAGACGGTCTTCCACTGTGAGAACGGCAGCTTCGCCTACGCGGGGAAAACGCTGCGCGACGTGCACGCCTACGGCCCGCTTTCGGTCCACGACATCCTCGTCAAGTCGTCGAACATCGGCTGCGCGAAAATCGCGATGCATCTCGGCGCGGACAAATTCCACGAATACATCCGCCGGTTCGGGTTCGGCGAGCGCACCGGCCTCGGTCTTCCCGGCGAAGTCGGCGGAATCGTGCGTCCGCGCCACAGTTGGAACGGGCTTTCCATCACGCGCGTCCCCATGGGCCACGAAGTCGCGGTCACGCCGCTGCAGGTGGTCATGGCGCTTTCCGCCATCGCCAACGGCGGCAACATGATGCTTCCGCAGATCGTGCAGTCGGTTCGTGACGATTCCGGCAAAGAGGTCGTTTCCCTGCGTCCGCAGGTTGTGCGCCGCGTGGTGAGTGAGGAAACGGCCGCGCAGGTTTCTTCGGCTTTGGCAGAAGTGGTGAGCGAACGCGGCACGGCGCGCCTTGCGGCATTCCCGGGGTTCCGCGTCGCGGGCAAGACGGGGACCGCGCAGCGCGTCGATCCCAAGGGCGGCTACACGCCGGGAAAGTATGTGGTTTCCTTCGCGGGATATTTCCCCGCGGGTAATCCCGAGGTCGCCGGTATCGTGGTGGTGGACGACCCCGGCACGCCCGGGGGCACGGTTTACGGCGGCACCATCGCTGCGCCGATTTTCTCGGCCATCGGCGCCCGGATGGCCCGACAAATGGACCTTGAACCCGAGACGGAGGAATCCGACGGGGCCACCGTCGCCCTGCTGCCGGCGGTGCAGGAGGAGGTCAATTGAGCGGCATGAATCTCTCGAAAATCATCGCGGCTCTGCCGCCCGGATCGCTCGAGGTGGCGGGGACGCCCGATCGCGAGATCGCATCGATCACGCACGACTCGCGTCGCGCCGGCCCCGGGTCGCTTTTTGCCGCGCTGCCAAGTGTCACCCCGGGGCGCGGTGCTGAAGCGGCGGCTGGCGGCGCGGGCTTCGTGCTCGAGGCCGTCGAAAAAGGCGCTGTCGCCGTGCTCACGTCCGCGGACATCGATGTTCCGCGCGCCACCGTGCTGCGCGTTCCGGATCCGCGGGCTGCGCTGGCGGATGCCGCCGCGCGCTTTTACCGCCACCCGTCGCTGCAGTTGCAGACCGCGGGTGTCACCGGCACTAACGGCAAAACCACGACGACCTTCCTCATCAAGCATCTTCTCGACGCGGCCGAGCGGCCTTGCGGCCTCATCGGCACGGTGCGCTACGTGATCGGGCCGCGCGAGCTTCCGGCTGCGCGCACCACGCCGGAGGTTGATGACGTGCAGCGTCTCATGCGGGAGATGCGCGACGTCAACTGCCGCGCTGCCGTCATGGAAGTCTCCAGCCATGCGCTAGACCAGGGACGCGTGCGCGGGGTCGAGTTCGACGCGGCGGTATTCACCAATCTCACGCAGGACCATCTCGATTACCACGGGACGATGGAGGAATACTTCCGCGCCAAGAGCCGCCTTTTCGCGCAACTCGCGGCGCAGAAGCAGAAGCGCGGAAAGGCCGTGCTCAACATCGACGACCGCCACGGCCGGCGGCTGCTCGACGAGTCGGGCGAAGCCGTGGAGGCAATCACCTACGGCCAATCGTCGAACGCGATGTTCCGCGCGACCGATCTGCGCACGGACTTGCACGGGACCCGCTACACGCTGGAAGCGGGAGGGAGGAGTTTTCTCGTCCGGCTTCCCCTGTTCGGTTCCTTCAACGTTTACAACTCTCTTGCAGCACTCGCGGCCATGCAGGCGTTGGGGCACGACGTTCGCAAGTCGGTCGATGCCTTGAAGAGCGCTCCGCAGGTTCCGGGGCGCCTCGAAATGGTCCAAGGGCCCAAGTCGTTCCGCGTGTTCGTCGATTACGCGCACACGCCGGATGCTTTGGAAAATGTCCTTCGCACCCTGCGTTCACTCGAACCGCAGCGGCTGGTCACTGTCTTCGGTTGCGGGGGCGACCGCGATCGCGCCAAGCGCGGGCCGATGGGGCGTGCCGCGGAAGAGCTTTCCGACTGGTGCATCGTCACCTCCGACAACCCGCGCAGCGAGGATCCCGAGGCCATTTGCCGCGAAATCACCGCGGCCCTGCGCGGAAACAACCACGAGGTGGTGACCGACCGCCGCGCAGCCATCCGCCGGGCTGTGGCCATGGCGGGCCCGGGTGACATTGTGCTCATCGCGGGCAAAGGGCACGAGGACTACCAGGAATTTGCCGACCGCAAGGTCCCGTTTGACGACGTTGCCGAATCAGCAGCGGC
The nucleotide sequence above comes from Chthoniobacterales bacterium. Encoded proteins:
- a CDS encoding division/cell wall cluster transcriptional repressor MraZ, translating into MPRSAPAPIVYAGEFRHAVDAKHRVTIPSRWRSEDDGEEFFAVPDPAGKFLMVMPPREFDRVKADVEANPAIAPADRRKFIRRFYALAQLVAVDKQGRVLLPEEPCRRLGLEGEVVLIGSHSRMEIWNPQRWAAATAEEDEVFRRVAGEVGL
- the rsmH gene encoding 16S rRNA (cytosine(1402)-N(4))-methyltransferase RsmH yields the protein MNNLASENPQTSANIDAPFWHRPVMSTEVVAMLRPASGRVFLDGTLGGGGHSGALLSAGARVVGVDRDPEALAEASSRLASYGENFRAVRGNFADAAELPPVLDSAPYDGAVLDLGVSSHQLDSAHRGFSFRHDGPLDMRMDPSLGASAADLVNTVEEGELARILREYGEEPQARRIARAIVAERNRLPFTRTGQLAALIEKVLGRRGRTHPATRSFQALRIAVNDELGSLRRALESIPGLLRAGARLVVITFHSLEDRLVKTFFRAGSEQWLDRPEWPAPQPNPGWRFRDLTRHPVEAGAEEVAVNPRARSARLRAVEILAMQQEVAA
- a CDS encoding penicillin-binding protein 2 yields the protein MSSATHRRAGIVCVGLALVFSVYSGRLVHLQVGKHREYAQLAVEKTAKKKVVPAERGIITDLHGEPLAVNVPIYSVVVDGTLVTDRPRLVGILARMLNLPPEQVTERIAPKRPYIVVQRKVDAETKSLLQKELAAAKLRGVMYEPEPVRNYPNDSMLAPVIGFLDHDGRGVQGVEMMMEPYLRGEDGFVYTSRDRMGREIVAYRGLERPPRNGMTVQLTIDLALQDIVEEELAEAYRMLRPRMISAVFVRPRTGEILAMATLPGFNPNDPGNAEIESTKNRSIIDIYEPGSTFKLVVISAALEERAVTPETVFHCENGSFAYAGKTLRDVHAYGPLSVHDILVKSSNIGCAKIAMHLGADKFHEYIRRFGFGERTGLGLPGEVGGIVRPRHSWNGLSITRVPMGHEVAVTPLQVVMALSAIANGGNMMLPQIVQSVRDDSGKEVVSLRPQVVRRVVSEETAAQVSSALAEVVSERGTARLAAFPGFRVAGKTGTAQRVDPKGGYTPGKYVVSFAGYFPAGNPEVAGIVVVDDPGTPGGTVYGGTIAAPIFSAIGARMARQMDLEPETEESDGATVALLPAVQEEVN
- a CDS encoding UDP-N-acetylmuramoyl-L-alanyl-D-glutamate--2,6-diaminopimelate ligase encodes the protein MNLSKIIAALPPGSLEVAGTPDREIASITHDSRRAGPGSLFAALPSVTPGRGAEAAAGGAGFVLEAVEKGAVAVLTSADIDVPRATVLRVPDPRAALADAAARFYRHPSLQLQTAGVTGTNGKTTTTFLIKHLLDAAERPCGLIGTVRYVIGPRELPAARTTPEVDDVQRLMREMRDVNCRAAVMEVSSHALDQGRVRGVEFDAAVFTNLTQDHLDYHGTMEEYFRAKSRLFAQLAAQKQKRGKAVLNIDDRHGRRLLDESGEAVEAITYGQSSNAMFRATDLRTDLHGTRYTLEAGGRSFLVRLPLFGSFNVYNSLAALAAMQALGHDVRKSVDALKSAPQVPGRLEMVQGPKSFRVFVDYAHTPDALENVLRTLRSLEPQRLVTVFGCGGDRDRAKRGPMGRAAEELSDWCIVTSDNPRSEDPEAICREITAALRGNNHEVVTDRRAAIRRAVAMAGPGDIVLIAGKGHEDYQEFADRKVPFDDVAESAAAIRGKAA